A region from the Mycolicibacterium litorale genome encodes:
- a CDS encoding MOSC domain-containing protein translates to MLSVNLARPMPNPAKATKATKATKATKVTGIDKVPTDQAVPVRAPGPMRGGAGSGLRDDVIGNQRLHGGDDQAVYAYAREDLDHWQSTLDRPLANGNFGENLTTAGVDVTGARIGERWRVGTDGLLLEVTSPRTPCRTFASFLGVRGWITTFTRAAAPGAYLRVIHPGTVRAGDDIEVVDRPDTDITVGLVFRAIRGGESELLPRLLDVAALPEDIRALARKRIA, encoded by the coding sequence GTGCTCAGTGTGAACCTGGCCCGGCCGATGCCGAACCCCGCGAAGGCGACGAAGGCCACGAAGGCCACGAAGGCCACGAAGGTCACCGGTATCGACAAGGTACCCACGGACCAGGCGGTGCCGGTGCGCGCGCCCGGACCGATGCGCGGCGGCGCCGGCAGCGGCCTGCGTGACGACGTCATCGGCAACCAGAGGCTGCACGGCGGCGACGACCAGGCGGTCTACGCCTACGCCCGCGAAGACCTCGACCACTGGCAGAGCACGCTGGACCGGCCGCTGGCCAACGGGAACTTCGGCGAGAACCTCACCACCGCCGGCGTCGACGTGACCGGCGCCAGGATCGGCGAGCGCTGGCGCGTCGGCACCGACGGTCTGCTGCTCGAGGTCACCTCCCCACGGACCCCGTGCCGGACCTTCGCGTCGTTCCTTGGCGTGCGCGGCTGGATCACGACGTTCACGCGGGCCGCCGCCCCCGGCGCCTACCTGCGGGTGATCCACCCGGGCACGGTGCGGGCGGGCGACGACATCGAGGTGGTCGACCGCCCCGACACCGACATCACCGTCGGCCTGGTGTTCCGCGCCATCCGCGGCGGCGAGTCCGAGCTGCTGCCCCGGCTCCTCGACGTCGCCGCACTCCCGGAGGACATCAGGGCGCTGGCCCGCAAACGCATCGCCTAA
- a CDS encoding ATP-binding protein, protein MVDEPANTCDIDELRELFLFEGLTDDQLRRLCARATVSTLPAGPLCREGDPATHFYVLLDGEISLSKHSGDRIIDMWTTSQRGAYCGAWSAFLLDDDVRYELNASLTRPSRLLMLDATTLGTFLHTEFPMATHLLVGHSHGRAHAGRIIGPHERLVQLGQLTAGLTHELNNPAAAAVRAAAALRTRIAETRHRRAETGADPALLELHDRFAEAAAKPTDLTTGQKTHLEEALGEWLDARGVTDAWEHAATFAEAGLDIDWMERLSASGCGETTAALRDAVRSLSSTVETELLLTEIADATKRISVLVDQVKQYSQLDRAPFDVTDVHRLLDSTLAMLSHRLGSGVTVVRDFDNGLPAVPCYPAELNQVWTNLINNALDAMPTGVLTVRTRRERDTARIEVCDTGSGIPDDVLPRVFDPFFTTKPFGEGAGLGLDIAVRIVDRHGGSLWVESVPGDTRFITTLPLTARPR, encoded by the coding sequence ATGGTCGACGAACCCGCGAACACGTGCGACATCGACGAACTGCGCGAGTTGTTCCTCTTCGAAGGCCTCACCGACGACCAACTCCGAAGGCTGTGCGCCAGGGCGACGGTGAGCACCCTGCCCGCCGGGCCCCTGTGTCGCGAAGGCGACCCCGCGACCCACTTCTACGTCCTGCTCGACGGTGAGATCTCGCTGTCCAAGCACAGCGGCGATCGCATCATCGACATGTGGACGACCTCGCAGCGGGGCGCCTACTGCGGCGCGTGGTCGGCGTTCCTCCTCGACGACGACGTCCGCTACGAACTCAACGCCAGCCTCACCCGCCCGTCACGGCTGCTGATGCTCGACGCCACCACCCTGGGCACGTTCCTGCACACCGAGTTCCCGATGGCCACCCACCTGCTCGTCGGGCACTCACACGGACGCGCGCACGCCGGGCGCATCATCGGCCCCCACGAGCGTCTGGTGCAGCTGGGACAGCTGACCGCCGGGCTCACCCACGAACTCAACAATCCGGCGGCGGCCGCCGTCCGCGCCGCCGCCGCGCTGCGAACGCGCATCGCCGAGACCCGCCACCGGCGCGCCGAGACGGGCGCCGACCCCGCCCTGCTCGAATTGCACGACCGGTTCGCCGAGGCCGCCGCCAAGCCGACGGATCTGACCACAGGGCAGAAAACCCATCTGGAAGAGGCGCTCGGCGAGTGGCTCGACGCCCGCGGCGTCACCGATGCGTGGGAGCACGCCGCCACGTTCGCCGAGGCCGGCTTGGACATCGACTGGATGGAGCGGCTCTCGGCGTCCGGATGTGGCGAGACGACCGCCGCGCTGAGGGACGCGGTCCGATCGTTGAGCAGCACGGTGGAGACCGAACTGCTGCTCACCGAGATCGCCGATGCGACGAAGCGGATCTCGGTGCTCGTCGACCAGGTCAAGCAGTACTCGCAGCTGGACCGGGCCCCGTTCGACGTCACCGACGTCCACCGACTGCTCGACAGCACCCTCGCGATGCTCTCGCATCGGCTCGGATCCGGCGTCACAGTCGTGCGCGATTTCGACAACGGTCTGCCGGCCGTGCCGTGTTACCCCGCCGAACTCAACCAGGTGTGGACCAACCTCATCAACAACGCCCTCGACGCCATGCCGACGGGTGTGCTCACCGTGCGTACCCGGCGTGAGCGGGACACCGCACGTATCGAGGTGTGTGACACCGGTTCCGGCATCCCCGACGACGTGTTGCCGCGCGTATTCGACCCCTTCTTCACCACCAAACCGTTCGGTGAGGGTGCGGGCCTCGGCCTCGACATCGCGGTGCGCATCGTCGACCGGCACGGCGGCAGCCTGTGGGTCGAATCGGTCCCCGGCGACACCCGGTTCATCACCACGTTGCCGCTGACCGCCCGGCCCCGGTGA
- a CDS encoding cysteine dioxygenase, whose protein sequence is MSVPALSALSSSSSALPAPAVSAPTRLRLPDLLHATDRGADDVLSGRFDHLLPRGGLPRDDRWYTRLHGDDELDIWLISWVPDRSTELHDHGGSLGALTVLSGALSETRWDGDGLRRRRLAAGDQAAFPLGWVHDVVWAPDPTGGPTLSVHAYSPPLTAMSFYEVTERETLRRSRTELTDTPEG, encoded by the coding sequence ATGTCAGTACCCGCCCTGTCCGCTCTTTCGTCGTCGTCGTCCGCCCTGCCCGCGCCCGCCGTCTCGGCGCCCACCCGGTTGCGTCTTCCCGACCTGCTGCACGCCACCGATCGCGGTGCCGACGACGTGCTCAGCGGGCGCTTCGACCATCTGCTGCCGCGCGGCGGCCTGCCCCGTGACGACCGCTGGTACACCCGGCTCCACGGCGACGACGAACTCGACATCTGGCTGATCAGTTGGGTGCCCGACCGGTCGACCGAGCTGCACGACCACGGCGGATCGCTCGGCGCGTTGACCGTGCTGTCGGGTGCACTGTCCGAGACCCGTTGGGACGGAGACGGTTTACGGCGCCGTCGGCTCGCGGCCGGCGATCAGGCCGCGTTCCCGCTCGGCTGGGTGCACGACGTGGTGTGGGCGCCGGACCCGACGGGCGGCCCCACGTTGAGCGTGCACGCATACTCGCCGCCGTTGACCGCGATGTCGTTCTACGAGGTGACCGAGCGGGAGACGTTGCGCCGCAGCCGAACCGAACTCACCGACACGCCGGAGGGCTGA
- a CDS encoding enoyl-CoA hydratase/isomerase family protein, with product MAENEDVLVTVENGVGLLTLNRPKAINSLTHGMVTALADALHTWEGDADVHTVLLDGAGERGLCAGGDVVALYHSAKAGGAEARRFWFEEYQLNAYISHYPKPYVALMDGIVMGGGVGVSAHGGVRVVTDRTKMAMPEVGIGFIPDVGGTYLLSRAPGLLGYHAALSGAPFSGADAIAMGFADHYVPHDRLGDFRSAVIADGVDAALAAHTAEPPASDLAAQREWIDECYASETVADIVAALRAHGAGPANDAADLIGTRSPVAVAVALESIRRAAKLDTLEDVLRDEYRVSCASLRSHDFVEGIRAQLVDKDRNPTWSHRSVADVTRADVDAYFAPADPELTFPE from the coding sequence GTGGCGGAAAACGAGGACGTCCTAGTAACTGTCGAGAACGGCGTCGGCCTCCTCACCCTGAACCGGCCGAAAGCCATCAACTCCCTGACCCACGGCATGGTGACCGCGCTGGCGGACGCCCTGCACACCTGGGAGGGCGACGCCGACGTTCACACCGTGCTGCTCGACGGCGCGGGCGAGCGGGGGTTGTGCGCGGGCGGCGACGTCGTCGCGCTCTACCACAGCGCGAAGGCGGGCGGCGCCGAGGCGAGGCGATTCTGGTTCGAGGAGTACCAGCTCAACGCCTACATCTCCCACTACCCGAAGCCGTATGTGGCGCTGATGGACGGCATCGTCATGGGCGGCGGCGTCGGCGTCAGCGCCCACGGCGGCGTCCGCGTGGTCACCGATCGCACCAAGATGGCGATGCCCGAGGTCGGCATCGGCTTCATCCCCGACGTCGGCGGCACGTATCTGCTCTCACGCGCCCCCGGGCTGCTCGGCTACCACGCCGCGCTGAGCGGCGCGCCGTTCTCCGGCGCCGACGCGATCGCCATGGGCTTCGCCGACCACTACGTCCCGCACGACCGGCTCGGCGACTTCCGGTCGGCGGTCATCGCCGACGGCGTCGACGCCGCGCTGGCCGCCCACACCGCCGAACCGCCCGCGAGCGATCTTGCCGCGCAACGCGAGTGGATCGACGAGTGCTATGCGAGCGAGACCGTCGCCGACATCGTCGCCGCCCTACGCGCCCACGGCGCCGGCCCGGCCAACGACGCCGCCGACCTGATCGGCACCCGCTCCCCCGTCGCGGTGGCCGTCGCGCTGGAATCGATCCGCCGCGCCGCGAAACTCGACACACTGGAGGACGTGCTCCGCGACGAATACCGCGTCTCGTGCGCGTCGCTGCGTTCACACGACTTCGTCGAGGGCATCCGCGCCCAGCTCGTCGACAAGGACCGCAACCCCACGTGGTCGCACCGCTCCGTCGCCGACGTCACCCGCGCCGACGTCGACGCCTACTTCGCACCCGCCGACCCCGAACTCACGTTCCCCGAATAG
- a CDS encoding alpha/beta hydrolase has translation MSDTAEVIEQTPPQDRPPPKRAWWLRHYTFFGTAVGLVFVWFSLTPSLLPRGPLFQALVSGGAGAAGYGIGVFAVWLVRYMLSRDTSPAAPRWAWVALVLVGVVGQVLMVVYFHVWQDQIRDLMGVPRMRFWDHPLTAVLAIVVLFALVEVGQQIRLLVRFLVRQLDRVAPPRVSAVVVVALLLALTIALLNGVVVRVAMNAINNTFETVNDETDPDTPAPVSVLRSGGPQSLVSWEALGHQGRIFVAGGPTVPELSAFNGAPAVEPIRAYAGLHSADGIRATARLAAQELLRTGGLARDVVAVATTTGTGWINEAEASALEYMFNGDTAIVSMQYSFLPSWLSFLVDRENARQAGQALFEAVDELVRAMPEAQRPRLVVFGESLGSFGGEAPFLALNNLIARTDGALFSGPTFNNTIWNDLTRQRDPGSPQWLPIYDDGENVRFVARPDDLNRPDKPWGTPRVVYLQHASDPIAWWDPDLLFARPDWLEEPPGYDRTARMKWIPVVTFLQVSADMAVAVDVPDGHGHRYVKAVANGWAAVLQPPGWTPDKTERLRPLLHADENS, from the coding sequence GTGAGCGATACCGCGGAGGTCATCGAGCAGACGCCGCCGCAGGACCGGCCACCGCCGAAGCGGGCGTGGTGGCTGCGCCACTACACGTTCTTCGGCACGGCCGTCGGCCTGGTGTTCGTGTGGTTCTCGCTCACCCCGTCACTGCTGCCGCGCGGCCCGCTGTTCCAGGCTCTGGTCAGCGGCGGCGCGGGCGCGGCCGGCTACGGCATCGGCGTCTTCGCGGTGTGGCTGGTGCGCTACATGTTGTCGAGGGACACCAGCCCCGCGGCACCGCGCTGGGCGTGGGTGGCGCTGGTCCTGGTCGGCGTCGTCGGCCAGGTGCTGATGGTCGTCTACTTCCATGTGTGGCAGGACCAGATCCGCGACCTGATGGGTGTGCCGCGGATGCGGTTCTGGGACCATCCGCTGACCGCGGTGCTGGCGATCGTCGTGCTTTTCGCGCTCGTGGAGGTGGGCCAGCAGATCCGCCTCCTGGTGCGGTTTTTGGTCCGCCAGCTCGATCGCGTTGCGCCGCCACGGGTTTCGGCGGTGGTCGTGGTGGCGCTGCTGCTGGCGCTGACCATCGCGCTGCTCAACGGTGTCGTCGTCCGGGTCGCCATGAACGCGATCAACAACACCTTCGAGACGGTCAACGACGAGACGGACCCGGACACGCCCGCACCGGTCAGCGTCTTGCGCTCCGGCGGTCCGCAGTCGCTGGTCAGCTGGGAGGCGCTGGGCCATCAGGGCCGCATCTTCGTCGCCGGCGGCCCGACGGTACCCGAGCTGAGCGCGTTCAACGGTGCGCCCGCCGTCGAGCCGATCCGCGCGTACGCCGGCCTGCATTCGGCCGACGGCATCCGCGCGACCGCCCGCCTCGCCGCCCAGGAGCTGTTGCGCACGGGCGGGCTGGCCCGCGACGTCGTCGCCGTCGCGACCACCACCGGTACGGGCTGGATCAACGAGGCGGAGGCCTCGGCGCTGGAGTACATGTTCAACGGCGACACCGCGATCGTGTCGATGCAGTACTCCTTCCTGCCCAGCTGGCTGTCGTTCCTCGTCGACCGGGAGAACGCCAGGCAGGCCGGGCAGGCCTTGTTCGAGGCCGTCGACGAACTCGTGCGCGCGATGCCCGAAGCCCAGCGTCCCCGCCTCGTCGTGTTCGGCGAGAGCCTGGGGTCGTTCGGCGGCGAGGCGCCGTTCCTGGCGCTCAACAACCTGATCGCCCGCACCGACGGCGCGCTGTTCTCGGGGCCGACGTTCAACAACACGATCTGGAACGACCTGACACGCCAGCGCGACCCCGGGTCACCGCAGTGGCTGCCGATCTACGACGACGGTGAGAACGTCCGGTTCGTGGCCCGCCCCGACGATCTGAACCGGCCCGACAAGCCTTGGGGCACACCGCGGGTGGTGTACCTGCAGCACGCCTCGGATCCGATCGCGTGGTGGGATCCCGACCTGCTGTTCGCCCGGCCGGACTGGCTCGAGGAGCCGCCGGGTTACGACCGGACCGCCCGGATGAAGTGGATCCCGGTGGTGACGTTCCTGCAGGTGTCGGCGGACATGGCGGTCGCGGTCGACGTTCCCGACGGGCACGGTCACCGCTACGTCAAGGCGGTCGCCAACGGCTGGGCGGCGGTGCTGCAGCCGCCGGGCTGGACGCCGGACAAGACCGAACGCCTGCGGCCGCTGCTGCACGCCGACGAGAACAGTTAG
- a CDS encoding esterase-like activity of phytase family protein → MHLSTVLTERFVRGCCAALLACASAATGCSTAYSVPAGIQYAGQRQVPAGATFDGTVIGGLSGISYDARRDVYVIVSDDRSAKNAARFYEARIGLGGNGVGSVDFVATHPWLDVDGRPFAPLDTAARPPVVPPDPEGIAVDTHRQRLYWSSEGERLTEDADHPALRDPFVRIADFGGRYLGEFALPPALRMSASDSGPRRNSTLEGLTVSPSGQSVWAAMEGPLLQDGPPPSDTEGALTRITRFDPDTMKATAQYAYPLDRVSAGPGGDNGVSAVAALDDATFLVVERGFAGTNSVRIYRAQVGDADNVLDVAAFAGRQVRPMTKSLVADLTDIAALGRLDNIEGITLGPALPDGRRALVLVSDDNFSPTQITQVLAFAM, encoded by the coding sequence GTGCACCTCTCCACCGTGCTGACGGAGCGGTTCGTCCGTGGTTGCTGCGCGGCGCTGCTGGCGTGCGCGTCGGCTGCCACCGGGTGTTCGACGGCCTATTCGGTCCCGGCCGGAATTCAGTACGCCGGCCAGCGGCAGGTTCCCGCAGGCGCGACGTTCGACGGCACGGTCATCGGCGGGCTGTCAGGCATCAGCTACGACGCACGACGCGACGTCTACGTCATCGTCAGCGACGACCGGTCGGCGAAGAACGCGGCACGTTTCTACGAGGCTCGGATCGGGTTGGGCGGCAACGGCGTCGGCTCCGTCGACTTCGTCGCCACCCATCCCTGGCTCGATGTGGACGGGCGGCCGTTCGCCCCGCTCGACACCGCGGCGCGTCCGCCCGTGGTGCCGCCGGATCCCGAGGGCATCGCCGTCGACACCCATCGCCAACGGCTGTACTGGTCGAGCGAGGGTGAACGCCTCACCGAGGATGCGGACCACCCGGCGCTGCGGGACCCGTTCGTGCGGATCGCCGACTTCGGCGGCCGGTATCTCGGCGAGTTCGCGCTGCCGCCCGCGTTGCGGATGTCGGCGAGCGACAGCGGCCCGCGGCGGAACTCGACGCTGGAGGGGCTGACCGTCTCACCGAGCGGGCAGTCGGTGTGGGCGGCGATGGAGGGCCCGCTGTTGCAGGACGGGCCGCCGCCGTCGGACACCGAGGGCGCGCTGACCCGGATCACCCGGTTCGACCCCGACACCATGAAAGCGACCGCGCAGTACGCCTACCCGCTCGACAGGGTGTCCGCAGGGCCGGGCGGCGACAACGGTGTGTCCGCCGTGGCGGCCCTCGACGATGCGACGTTCCTGGTGGTCGAGCGAGGTTTCGCCGGAACCAACAGCGTCCGGATCTACCGCGCCCAGGTGGGCGACGCCGACAACGTGCTCGACGTGGCGGCGTTCGCCGGCCGTCAGGTGCGCCCGATGACCAAGTCCCTGGTGGCCGACCTGACCGACATCGCCGCTCTGGGCCGGCTCGACAACATCGAGGGCATCACGCTCGGCCCGGCGCTGCCGGACGGCCGTCGGGCCCTGGTGCTGGTCAGCGACGACAACTTCTCCCCGACGCAGATCACCCAGGTGCTGGCATTCGCGATGTGA
- a CDS encoding rhodanese-like domain-containing protein — protein sequence MASRIDRVLDAARARLRRMPAAEVPAALERGALLVDIRPQDQRDREGEVPAALVIERNVLEWRCDPTSDARIPQAVGDDVEWVVLCSEGYTSSLAAASLLDLGLHRATDVIGGYHALKAEGVLA from the coding sequence ATGGCCAGTCGCATCGACCGGGTGCTCGACGCCGCGCGGGCCCGTCTGCGGCGGATGCCTGCGGCCGAGGTGCCCGCCGCGCTCGAACGCGGTGCGCTGCTCGTCGACATCCGTCCGCAGGACCAACGCGACCGCGAAGGCGAGGTGCCCGCCGCCCTGGTGATCGAGCGCAACGTGCTGGAGTGGCGGTGCGATCCGACCAGCGACGCCCGGATCCCGCAGGCCGTCGGCGACGACGTCGAGTGGGTGGTGCTGTGCTCGGAGGGCTACACCTCGAGCCTGGCGGCCGCGTCGCTGCTCGACCTGGGACTGCACCGCGCGACCGACGTCATCGGCGGCTACCACGCACTCAAGGCCGAAGGCGTGCTGGCCTAA
- a CDS encoding patatin-like phospholipase family protein gives MTKRALVLAGGGIAGIAWETGVLCGIADEAPEAARALLGAEILVGTSAGSTVAAQLGSGLGIEQLYERQLAATSGEIDPGVSIDTITGVFLAALSDPAATPRQKLQRIGEIALSTPTVAEGVRRAVIEQRLPSHDWPDRDLRVTAIDTATGELVAFDRSSGVGLVDAVAASCAVPGVWPPVTIGDRRFMDGGVGSTVNMSVASDCDGAVVLVPSGRNSPSPFGSGAVAEVDGFSAPAFGVFADDEALAAFGPNPLDPACRIPSARAGRAQGRRVAADVAAFLSGLQ, from the coding sequence GTGACGAAGCGAGCACTGGTGCTGGCCGGCGGGGGAATCGCGGGCATCGCATGGGAGACCGGGGTGCTGTGCGGTATCGCCGACGAGGCACCCGAAGCCGCCCGGGCCCTGCTGGGCGCGGAGATCCTGGTGGGCACGTCCGCGGGCTCGACGGTGGCCGCCCAACTGGGCAGCGGCCTCGGCATCGAGCAGCTCTACGAGCGGCAGCTCGCGGCGACGTCGGGCGAGATCGACCCGGGCGTGAGCATCGACACCATCACCGGCGTCTTCCTCGCCGCCCTGAGCGATCCCGCCGCGACGCCCAGACAGAAGCTGCAGCGCATCGGTGAAATCGCGCTGTCCACACCGACTGTCGCCGAGGGCGTGCGCCGGGCGGTGATCGAACAGCGGTTGCCCAGCCACGACTGGCCCGACCGCGACCTGCGGGTGACGGCGATCGACACCGCCACCGGCGAACTGGTCGCGTTCGACCGGTCGTCGGGCGTCGGCCTGGTCGACGCGGTCGCCGCGAGTTGTGCCGTGCCGGGGGTGTGGCCGCCGGTGACGATCGGGGACCGGCGCTTCATGGACGGCGGGGTGGGCAGCACCGTCAACATGTCGGTCGCCTCCGATTGCGACGGCGCGGTCGTGCTCGTCCCGTCCGGCCGAAACTCGCCGTCCCCGTTCGGCAGTGGGGCCGTCGCGGAGGTCGACGGCTTCAGCGCCCCCGCGTTCGGTGTCTTCGCCGACGACGAGGCTCTGGCCGCGTTCGGGCCGAACCCGCTCGACCCGGCGTGCCGGATACCGTCGGCGCGGGCCGGTCGGGCGCAGGGCAGGCGGGTCGCCGCCGACGTCGCCGCCTTCCTGTCAGGGCTGCAGTAG
- the lpqV gene encoding lipoprotein LpqV: protein MRRCLSRLIVAVAVAGGVGLAGCSTGGDDAAESSSPQVTTTSPTTTSPTTTSPRSAAPGQVGTTPDGVTTAVGAPAQSTEEEYFQACNAARTWMAERGGDLKAQVEPYLAEIQKTDAPGPGTFGTPWSQLEPARQAAVIVAVEAAADELCG, encoded by the coding sequence ATGCGCAGGTGCCTTTCCCGCCTCATCGTCGCGGTCGCCGTCGCCGGCGGCGTCGGCCTCGCCGGCTGTTCCACGGGCGGCGACGACGCCGCCGAATCGTCGTCGCCGCAGGTCACGACGACGTCCCCCACGACGACGTCCCCCACGACGACGTCCCCGCGCAGCGCCGCACCAGGTCAGGTGGGCACCACGCCGGACGGGGTGACGACGGCGGTGGGCGCCCCGGCGCAGTCCACCGAGGAGGAGTACTTCCAGGCCTGCAATGCGGCCAGGACGTGGATGGCCGAGCGTGGCGGTGACCTCAAAGCCCAGGTGGAGCCGTATCTCGCCGAGATCCAGAAGACGGATGCGCCCGGTCCGGGCACGTTCGGCACTCCGTGGTCGCAGCTGGAGCCGGCGCGTCAGGCGGCCGTGATCGTCGCCGTGGAGGCGGCCGCCGACGAACTGTGCGGGTGA
- a CDS encoding enoyl-CoA hydratase, translating to MDYETILVTRDGRVGTITLNRPKALNALNSQVMTEVTTAAAEFDADEGIGAIVITGSEKAFAAGADIKEMANLSFADVFASDFFALWGTFAATRTPTIAAVAGYALGGGCELAMMCDILIAADTAKFGQPEIKLGVLPGMGGSQRLTRAIGKAKAMDLILTGRTIGAEEAERSGLVSRVVPADRLLDEANEVAATIAGMSRNASRMAKEAVNRAFESTLTEGLLYERRLFHSAFATEDQKEGMAAFSEKRPATFTHR from the coding sequence ATGGATTACGAGACCATCCTCGTCACCCGCGACGGCCGGGTCGGCACGATCACGCTGAACCGGCCCAAGGCGCTCAACGCCCTCAACTCGCAGGTGATGACCGAAGTCACCACGGCCGCAGCCGAGTTCGACGCCGACGAGGGTATCGGCGCGATCGTCATCACCGGCAGTGAGAAGGCGTTCGCGGCGGGCGCGGACATCAAGGAGATGGCGAACCTGTCGTTCGCCGACGTCTTCGCCTCGGACTTCTTCGCACTGTGGGGCACGTTCGCCGCCACCCGCACCCCCACCATCGCCGCCGTCGCGGGCTACGCACTCGGCGGCGGGTGTGAGCTCGCGATGATGTGCGACATCCTCATCGCGGCCGACACCGCGAAGTTCGGGCAGCCCGAGATCAAACTCGGCGTGCTGCCGGGCATGGGCGGCTCGCAGCGGCTGACCCGCGCGATCGGCAAGGCCAAGGCGATGGACCTGATCCTGACCGGCCGCACCATCGGCGCCGAGGAGGCCGAGCGCAGCGGCCTGGTGTCGCGCGTCGTGCCCGCCGACCGGCTGCTCGACGAGGCCAACGAGGTCGCCGCGACGATCGCGGGCATGTCGCGCAACGCATCCCGCATGGCCAAGGAGGCGGTCAACCGCGCCTTCGAGTCCACGCTCACCGAGGGCCTGCTCTACGAGCGCCGGCTGTTCCACTCCGCCTTCGCCACCGAGGACCAGAAGGAGGGTATGGCGGCGTTCAGCGAGAAGCGCCCCGCCACCTTCACCCATCGCTAA
- a CDS encoding patatin-like phospholipase family protein — protein sequence MSKRVALVLGSGGARGYAHIGVIHELQDRGYEIVGISGSSMGALVGGLQAADKLDEYAEWAKSLTQRAVLRLLDPSLTAPGVLRAEKILDAVREVLGEVRIEDLPVPYTAVTTDLIAGRSVWLQRGPVDAAIRASIAIPGVITPHVLDGRLLADGGILDPLPMAPVAAVNADLTIAVSLGGSEAGGTEPGDGEAGATADWLNRLLRSTSALLDSKSARAVLDTPAVRSMLNRFGTAGDDVAEEPADPAESDSSAEQLVDSAKEVAVPRLGSFEVMNRTIDIAQAALARHTLAAYPPDLLIEVPRSACRSLDFHRAAEVIDVGRELAVQALDQFEQPEFIPLLQP from the coding sequence ATGAGCAAACGCGTCGCTCTGGTTCTCGGAAGTGGCGGTGCGCGGGGGTACGCCCACATCGGCGTCATCCACGAACTCCAGGACCGCGGCTACGAGATCGTCGGCATCTCGGGCTCGTCGATGGGTGCGCTGGTGGGCGGCCTGCAGGCGGCGGACAAGCTCGACGAGTACGCCGAGTGGGCCAAATCGCTGACCCAGCGCGCGGTGCTGCGCCTGCTCGACCCCTCACTCACCGCGCCCGGTGTGCTGCGGGCGGAGAAGATCCTCGACGCGGTGCGCGAGGTCCTCGGGGAGGTGCGCATCGAGGACCTGCCGGTGCCGTACACGGCCGTCACGACGGATCTGATCGCCGGCCGGTCGGTGTGGCTGCAGCGCGGACCCGTGGACGCGGCGATCCGGGCGTCGATCGCGATCCCCGGGGTCATCACCCCGCACGTTCTCGACGGCCGGTTACTCGCCGACGGCGGCATCCTCGATCCGTTACCGATGGCGCCGGTCGCCGCGGTCAACGCCGACCTGACGATCGCGGTGAGTCTCGGCGGCAGCGAGGCCGGCGGCACCGAGCCCGGCGACGGCGAGGCCGGTGCGACGGCGGACTGGCTGAACCGCTTGTTGCGCAGCACCTCGGCGCTGCTGGACTCGAAGTCCGCGCGGGCGGTGCTCGACACCCCGGCGGTGCGGTCGATGCTCAACCGCTTCGGCACCGCGGGCGACGACGTCGCCGAGGAGCCGGCGGATCCGGCCGAATCCGACAGCAGCGCCGAACAACTCGTCGACTCCGCCAAGGAGGTGGCGGTGCCCAGGCTCGGCAGCTTCGAGGTGATGAACCGCACCATCGACATCGCCCAGGCGGCGCTGGCCCGGCACACGCTGGCCGCCTATCCGCCCGATCTGCTCATCGAGGTGCCCCGATCCGCTTGCCGCAGCCTGGACTTCCACCGCGCCGCCGAAGTGATCGATGTGGGCAGGGAGCTGGCGGTCCAGGCGCTCGACCAGTTCGAGCAGCCGGAGTTCATCCCGCTACTGCAGCCCTGA